Proteins encoded together in one Salarchaeum sp. JOR-1 window:
- a CDS encoding response regulator gives MDGSARVRYIGAGGGVRERADRTASQRDTLSVRVADTEADVFDALAEGRVDCVVSEHDPGTLDGIDLLSRVRDVDPAVPFVLFTANGSESVAGAAVDAGVTNYVPRAGDSPYADLADACQSAVDQYLAERDVAMLNDLARNVYERITDAFFAVDRDWNFTYVNDEAEELLDVRAEDVIEENIWDEFEEAVGSTFYTEFHRAIATQEAVTFTERYDPLGEHFQVRAFPSENGLSVHFHAIDPESDSADGAHLIELTNVLAYDLLDSIERAQASLNDVREGDREAIDDVAAALDRMDDLVTHSITLAANPD, from the coding sequence ATGGATGGGAGTGCGCGCGTGCGCTACATCGGCGCTGGCGGCGGCGTTCGGGAGCGCGCCGACCGTACCGCCAGCCAGCGGGACACGCTTTCCGTTCGCGTCGCCGACACCGAGGCAGACGTGTTCGACGCGCTCGCGGAGGGGCGCGTGGATTGCGTGGTGAGCGAACACGACCCCGGCACGCTGGATGGCATCGACTTGCTCTCTCGGGTTCGGGACGTCGACCCCGCGGTGCCGTTCGTGTTGTTCACCGCGAACGGGAGCGAGTCCGTGGCGGGCGCCGCCGTCGACGCCGGCGTGACGAACTACGTTCCACGCGCGGGAGACTCTCCGTACGCGGATCTCGCGGACGCCTGTCAGTCGGCCGTCGACCAGTACCTCGCGGAGCGCGACGTGGCGATGCTGAACGACCTCGCGCGGAACGTCTACGAGCGCATCACGGACGCGTTCTTCGCGGTGGATCGCGACTGGAACTTCACGTACGTGAACGACGAGGCGGAGGAGTTACTGGACGTGCGCGCAGAGGACGTCATCGAGGAGAACATCTGGGACGAGTTCGAGGAAGCGGTCGGATCGACGTTCTACACGGAGTTCCACCGCGCTATCGCGACCCAGGAGGCCGTGACGTTCACGGAGCGCTACGACCCGCTGGGCGAGCACTTCCAGGTTCGGGCGTTCCCGTCCGAGAACGGCCTCTCCGTGCACTTCCACGCTATCGACCCGGAGAGCGACTCGGCGGACGGCGCGCACCTCATCGAACTCACGAACGTCCTCGCCTACGACCTCCTCGACTCCATCGAGCGCGCGCAGGCCTCGCTGAACGACGTGCGGGAGGGCGACCGCGAGGCGATAGACGACGTGGCGGCGGCGCTCGACCGGATGGACGACCTCGTAACCCACTCCATCACGCTCGCCGCGAACCCGGACTAG
- a CDS encoding Xaa-Pro peptidase family protein encodes MEPDFGALDDALDAAGADGYLLDADASTSDQLYLSGFDASDPFVSLYTPEETVLLVSGLEFTRAKQESRADTVRRYADYDYQEKRANNDTSTARDLLYAEFLAEFGVESVLVNERFPLATADGLRENDIAVDVDDGETVRAIRATKTAEEVEHVKAAQAANEAAMRAAETLLDAATVRDGVLHYEGDPLTSERVKEEIEVTLLRHGCSLDETIVACGESASVPHDRGSGPLNADETIIIDIFPRDKETKYHADMTRTFVKGDASDDAREFYDLTREALDAAFDALEPGATGEDVHHAVCDVYEDAGYPTLRSDPSTETGYIHSTGHGVGLDVHEAPSISTNATDELEPGHVVTIEPGLYDPDVGGVRLEDIVVVTENGYENFTDYPLDFEL; translated from the coding sequence ATGGAACCCGATTTCGGCGCGCTCGACGACGCGCTCGACGCGGCGGGCGCGGACGGCTACCTGCTCGACGCGGACGCCTCGACCTCCGACCAGCTCTACCTCTCGGGGTTCGACGCGAGCGACCCCTTCGTCAGCCTCTACACGCCCGAGGAGACCGTTCTCCTCGTCTCCGGCCTGGAATTCACGCGAGCGAAACAGGAGTCGCGCGCGGACACCGTGCGGCGGTACGCGGACTACGACTACCAGGAGAAGCGCGCGAACAACGACACGTCGACCGCGCGCGACCTCCTCTACGCCGAGTTCCTCGCCGAGTTCGGCGTCGAATCCGTCCTGGTGAACGAGCGCTTTCCGCTCGCCACCGCCGACGGTCTCCGCGAGAACGACATCGCGGTGGACGTAGACGACGGCGAGACGGTGAGGGCGATTCGCGCGACGAAGACCGCAGAGGAAGTCGAGCACGTGAAGGCCGCGCAGGCGGCGAACGAAGCGGCGATGCGGGCCGCTGAGACGCTCCTCGATGCCGCGACCGTGCGGGACGGCGTGCTCCACTACGAGGGCGACCCACTCACGTCCGAGCGCGTGAAGGAGGAAATAGAGGTGACGCTCCTCCGGCACGGCTGTTCGCTCGACGAGACCATCGTCGCCTGCGGCGAGTCAGCGTCAGTCCCCCACGATCGCGGGAGCGGCCCGCTCAACGCGGACGAGACCATCATCATCGACATCTTCCCCCGAGACAAGGAGACGAAGTACCACGCGGACATGACGCGGACGTTCGTGAAGGGCGATGCGAGCGATGACGCGCGCGAGTTTTACGACCTCACGCGGGAGGCCCTGGATGCGGCGTTCGACGCGCTCGAACCCGGCGCGACCGGCGAGGACGTCCACCACGCCGTCTGCGACGTGTACGAGGACGCCGGCTACCCCACGCTCCGGAGCGACCCGAGCACGGAGACTGGCTACATCCACAGCACCGGCCACGGCGTCGGTCTGGACGTCCACGAAGCGCCATCGATTTCGACGAACGCGACGGACGAACTCGAACCCGGGCACGTCGTCACTATCGAACCCGGCCTCTACGACCCTGACGTCGGCGGCGTCCGTCTGGAGGACATCGTCGTCGTCACCGAGAACGGCTACGAGAACTTCACCGACTACCCGCTCGATTTCGAACTCTAG
- the aroA gene encoding 3-phosphoshikimate 1-carboxyvinyltransferase, with amino-acid sequence MDVTVTTSRVRGDADAPPSKSYTHRAILAAGYSDGARVRNPLDSADTKATMDAVDAFGGNVAKAAQTLEVEGFAGRPDVPTDVLDCANSGTTMRLVTAAAALADGVTVLTGDDSLRSRPQGPLLDALESLGARAQSTRGNGQAPLVVEGPIEGGRVEVPGDVSSQFITALLMAGAVTDEGVEIDLTTELKSEPYVDLTLDVLDDFGVEATRTDDGYRVPGGQTYRTEEYQVPGDFSSASYLVGAGALAGDESVRVHNVYPSEQGDSAILDIVERMGARVDWNRDEGTVEVEQASLSGVEVDVGDTPDLLPTIAALGAAADGTTRITNCEHVRFKETDRVDAMATELAALGARVTEERDTLTVHGGQSDLSGATLSGHGDHRVVMALALAGLVADGDTTITGAHHVDVSFPGFFDTLYDLGASVALD; translated from the coding sequence ATGGACGTCACGGTCACGACCTCACGCGTTCGCGGGGACGCGGACGCGCCGCCGTCGAAGAGCTACACGCACCGCGCGATTCTTGCCGCCGGATACAGCGACGGCGCGCGCGTCCGCAACCCCCTCGACAGCGCGGACACGAAAGCGACGATGGACGCGGTCGACGCGTTCGGCGGCAACGTCGCGAAGGCAGCGCAGACGCTCGAAGTCGAGGGGTTCGCCGGCCGCCCCGACGTGCCGACGGACGTCCTCGACTGCGCGAACAGCGGGACGACGATGCGCCTCGTCACCGCCGCCGCGGCGCTCGCGGACGGCGTCACCGTCCTCACCGGCGACGACTCGCTCCGGTCGCGCCCCCAGGGCCCGCTGCTGGACGCGCTCGAATCGCTCGGCGCTCGCGCGCAGAGCACGCGCGGGAACGGCCAAGCCCCCCTCGTCGTCGAAGGCCCGATCGAGGGCGGCCGCGTCGAGGTTCCGGGCGACGTGTCGAGTCAGTTCATCACCGCGCTATTGATGGCGGGCGCGGTCACCGACGAGGGCGTCGAAATCGACCTCACGACCGAACTGAAGTCCGAACCGTACGTCGACCTCACGCTCGACGTGCTCGACGACTTCGGCGTCGAGGCGACGCGGACCGACGACGGCTACCGCGTCCCCGGCGGCCAGACCTACCGCACCGAGGAGTACCAGGTGCCCGGCGACTTCTCCTCGGCGTCCTACCTGGTCGGCGCGGGCGCGCTCGCCGGCGACGAGAGTGTTCGAGTGCACAACGTCTACCCGAGCGAGCAGGGCGACAGCGCCATCCTCGACATCGTCGAGCGGATGGGCGCGCGCGTCGACTGGAACCGCGACGAGGGAACCGTCGAGGTCGAGCAAGCGTCGCTCTCCGGCGTCGAGGTCGACGTCGGTGACACGCCCGACCTCCTCCCGACGATTGCGGCGCTCGGCGCGGCCGCGGACGGCACCACGCGCATCACGAACTGCGAGCACGTCCGGTTCAAGGAGACGGATCGAGTGGACGCGATGGCGACCGAACTCGCCGCGCTCGGCGCGCGCGTCACGGAGGAGCGCGACACGCTCACCGTCCACGGCGGCCAGAGCGACCTCTCGGGGGCGACGCTCTCCGGACACGGCGACCACCGCGTCGTGATGGCGCTCGCGCTCGCCGGC